A genomic stretch from Chloroflexota bacterium includes:
- a CDS encoding 2-oxo-4-hydroxy-4-carboxy-5-ureidoimidazoline decarboxylase, translating to MGYLSIADLNDLSADAFADEVAPLFEGARGFLERLAAARPFDSDRAFLATAREVARTMPEADQIELLNAHPPLGSDPAAVSRASFEEQGYGSTEEEDAQPMLEELAMLNEVYEGRFRFRYVVFVAGRPLSAIGPLIEAAMRNDRAAELGRGLDDVIDIAADRLGQLRGDYPDREDDAG from the coding sequence ATGGGCTATCTCTCGATCGCCGATCTCAACGACCTTTCGGCCGACGCATTCGCCGATGAGGTGGCTCCCCTCTTCGAAGGGGCTCGGGGCTTCCTCGAGCGCCTCGCGGCCGCTCGACCATTCGACTCCGATCGCGCGTTCCTGGCGACGGCCCGCGAAGTGGCGCGAACCATGCCCGAGGCGGATCAGATCGAGCTGCTCAATGCCCATCCGCCGCTCGGCAGCGATCCCGCCGCCGTCTCACGGGCATCGTTCGAAGAACAGGGCTACGGGTCGACCGAGGAGGAGGATGCGCAGCCCATGCTCGAAGAGCTGGCGATGCTCAACGAGGTCTACGAGGGACGCTTCCGCTTTCGGTACGTGGTATTCGTGGCCGGCCGACCACTCTCGGCGATCGGGCCCCTGATCGAGGCGGCGATGCGAAACGATCGTGCGGCAGAACTGGGCCGCGGTCTCGACGACGTGATCGACATCGCGGCGGACCGCCTCGGCCAGTTGCGCGGCGACTACCCGGACCGCGAGGACGACGCCGGATGA
- the uraH gene encoding hydroxyisourate hydrolase, with product MADLRPTISTHVLDLELGVPAAGLPVALFRLEQDGRPELITELATDADGRIPSLLPGELEVGDYQLVFDLAAYAATLDRDADFFENLAVGIRIDDAERSYHVPLLLSPFGISTYRGT from the coding sequence GTGGCCGATCTCCGTCCCACCATCTCGACTCATGTCCTGGACCTCGAGCTTGGCGTTCCCGCTGCCGGGCTGCCGGTGGCCCTCTTCCGTCTCGAGCAGGATGGTCGGCCGGAGCTGATCACCGAGCTGGCGACCGATGCCGATGGCCGGATCCCCTCGCTCCTGCCGGGCGAGCTCGAAGTCGGCGACTATCAGCTCGTCTTCGACCTGGCGGCCTACGCGGCGACGCTCGATCGGGACGCCGACTTCTTCGAGAATCTCGCGGTCGGCATCCGGATCGACGACGCCGAGCGCAGCTACCACGTGCCGCTCCTCCTGTCGCCCTTCGGGATCTCGACCTACCGCGGCACCTGA
- a CDS encoding DUF3830 family protein — MPNLTIRVGDLNFTARWEAEAPRTVEAVQRLLPMRAQLIHCRWSGEGTWIPLEDLQTGVGYENHTSHPAPGELLIYTGDLSVGEILFPYGACMFSSKLGQLAGNHFATLLPDEGWRDRLREVGRRVLWEGAQEIEIIEGD, encoded by the coding sequence ATGCCGAACCTGACGATCCGGGTAGGTGACCTGAACTTTACCGCCCGATGGGAGGCGGAGGCGCCGCGAACGGTCGAGGCCGTGCAGCGCCTGCTGCCGATGCGCGCGCAGCTGATCCACTGTCGCTGGAGCGGTGAGGGGACCTGGATCCCGCTCGAGGACCTGCAGACCGGGGTCGGCTACGAGAACCACACCTCGCACCCGGCGCCCGGCGAGCTGCTCATCTACACCGGCGACCTCTCCGTGGGCGAGATCCTCTTCCCGTACGGCGCCTGCATGTTCTCCTCGAAACTCGGCCAGCTCGCGGGCAACCACTTCGCCACGCTGCTGCCTGACGAGGGGTGGCGCGACCGCCTGCGCGAGGTGGGCCGGCGTGTCCTGTGGGAGGGTGCCCAGGAGATCGAGATCATCGAAGGAGACTGA
- the hydA gene encoding dihydropyrimidinase: MTDLFVSGGTVVTAGGSFSADVAISDGRIEAVAPDLARNGVQTLDATGLLVMPGCVDVHTHTRLPSEVEPDRFFADSVAAAFGGTTTFLAFNNPGTGISDEGSASLLAGMREFRERTEGESAVDFGLSAVISGQQEDPIAELPELIDSGVPTAKAFMVYDFRLTDERLFAALRAMGRHGGMLQVHCENATVIDALVADAVARGNVACRHHALTRPTYAEAEATHRAIALARAADASVYIVHLSCADALAEVAAAKVRGWPVYAETCPHYLTLTDARYDAPDEQEVIKSVISPPLRSESDRGALWLGLRAGGLDLVASDHVPDRLAVEKRCPAPPFPQISNGAPGIETLLTVMYDEGVAGGQISVERLVDLLATTPAKLFGLAGKGAIEVGRDADLVLFDPGAKRTIRQSELHHTSDFTSYEGREVRGAVRSVLLRGQPVIRDGAFVGGRGAGRFVERSTPA; encoded by the coding sequence TTGACTGACCTTTTCGTCAGCGGCGGCACTGTCGTCACCGCCGGCGGCTCCTTCTCGGCCGATGTGGCCATCAGCGATGGCCGCATCGAGGCCGTAGCGCCGGATCTTGCTCGAAACGGCGTCCAAACCTTGGACGCCACGGGCTTGCTGGTGATGCCCGGCTGCGTCGACGTCCATACCCACACGCGGCTGCCGAGCGAGGTGGAGCCGGACCGCTTCTTCGCCGATTCCGTCGCGGCTGCCTTTGGTGGCACGACGACATTCCTCGCCTTCAACAACCCCGGCACCGGCATCTCCGATGAGGGCTCAGCGTCGCTCTTAGCCGGGATGCGCGAGTTCCGAGAACGCACTGAGGGCGAGTCGGCGGTGGACTTCGGGCTCTCAGCGGTGATCAGCGGCCAACAGGAGGACCCGATCGCGGAGCTGCCCGAGCTGATCGATTCTGGCGTCCCGACCGCCAAGGCGTTCATGGTCTATGACTTCCGCCTGACCGATGAGCGCCTCTTCGCGGCACTGCGAGCGATGGGCCGCCACGGCGGGATGCTCCAGGTCCATTGCGAGAACGCCACGGTCATCGATGCGCTGGTGGCGGATGCCGTCGCCCGCGGCAACGTCGCGTGCCGGCACCATGCGCTGACCCGACCGACCTACGCCGAGGCGGAGGCGACGCATCGGGCGATCGCGTTGGCCAGGGCGGCTGACGCATCGGTCTACATCGTGCATCTCTCGTGCGCCGATGCGCTGGCAGAGGTTGCTGCGGCCAAGGTGCGCGGCTGGCCGGTCTACGCCGAGACCTGTCCGCACTACCTGACCCTGACCGATGCGCGCTACGATGCGCCGGACGAGCAGGAGGTGATCAAGAGCGTCATCTCGCCACCCCTCCGCTCCGAATCGGATCGCGGGGCGCTCTGGCTCGGGCTGCGTGCTGGGGGGCTTGACCTGGTCGCCAGCGATCATGTGCCGGATCGGCTGGCCGTCGAGAAGCGCTGTCCCGCGCCTCCCTTCCCGCAGATCAGCAATGGCGCGCCCGGGATCGAGACCCTGCTCACGGTCATGTACGACGAGGGGGTGGCCGGCGGACAGATCAGCGTGGAACGCCTGGTCGACCTGCTGGCCACGACGCCCGCAAAGCTCTTTGGCCTGGCCGGCAAGGGAGCGATCGAGGTCGGGCGCGACGCCGACCTCGTCCTCTTCGACCCGGGAGCGAAACGCACCATCCGGCAGTCGGAGCTCCACCACACCAGCGACTTCACCTCGTACGAGGGACGAGAGGTTCGTGGTGCCGTCCGGTCCGTGCTCCTTCGCGGCCAACCCGTCATCCGGGATGGAGCGTTCGTCGGCGGTCGCGGGGCAGGGCGCTTCGTGGAGCGCTCTACCCCTGCCTGA
- the aceB gene encoding malate synthase A, whose protein sequence is MRITDGSPAHAADVLTAEALAFVARLHRSFDQRRRDLLRARSERQAAFDAGAIPDFLPETEHIRDDPSWRVASAPADLDDRRVEITGPVEPKMMINALNSGARVFMADFEDALSPTWENVLTGQWAVAEAVRRRLTFQTDEKAYALNREIATLVIRPRGWHLDETHLEVDGSAISASLFDWGLAFFHNAREQLDRGSGPYFYLPKLESHLEARLWNDVFVASQDQLGIPHGSIRATVLIETILAAFEMDEILWELREHASGLNAGRWDYIFSLIKKFHTRTDMILPDRAQVTMAVPFMRAYQQLLVRTCHARGAHAIGGMSAFIPNRRQPEVTENALARVREDKQREAGDGSDGTWVAHPDLVPVAAGIFDQVLGDRPNQKHRLRPDVRVSAGELLDTRVESGHVTEAGVSTNVSVALQYLASWLAGNGAAAINNLMEDAATAEISRSQLWQWRVHGVTLDDGRPMTGELYAAVRDAQLERLRSSAPDFRWTDAAALLDDLVLSEDFAEFLTLAAYPMLDR, encoded by the coding sequence GTGCGGATCACTGACGGGTCACCGGCCCATGCAGCGGATGTCCTGACCGCCGAGGCACTCGCGTTCGTGGCTCGCCTGCATCGGTCATTCGACCAGCGGCGCAGAGACCTGCTCCGAGCCCGCTCCGAACGCCAGGCCGCATTTGATGCCGGCGCGATTCCCGATTTCCTGCCGGAAACCGAGCACATCCGCGACGACCCCAGCTGGCGAGTCGCGTCCGCGCCGGCGGACCTGGACGATCGGCGGGTCGAGATCACGGGTCCGGTGGAGCCGAAGATGATGATCAATGCGCTGAACTCGGGGGCGCGCGTCTTCATGGCCGACTTCGAGGACGCCCTCTCCCCCACCTGGGAGAACGTGTTGACCGGCCAATGGGCCGTCGCCGAGGCCGTGCGCCGTCGTCTGACCTTCCAGACCGATGAGAAGGCGTATGCCCTCAATCGTGAGATCGCGACGCTCGTGATCCGGCCTCGTGGCTGGCACCTGGACGAAACCCACCTGGAGGTCGACGGCTCCGCCATCTCGGCGAGCCTCTTCGACTGGGGCCTGGCCTTCTTCCACAACGCACGAGAGCAGCTCGACCGCGGCTCAGGGCCCTACTTCTATCTGCCCAAGCTCGAATCACATCTCGAGGCACGCCTCTGGAATGACGTCTTTGTGGCCTCGCAGGATCAACTCGGCATCCCGCACGGCAGCATCCGCGCCACCGTCCTGATCGAGACGATCCTGGCCGCCTTCGAGATGGACGAGATCCTGTGGGAGCTGCGCGAGCATGCATCGGGATTGAACGCCGGGCGCTGGGACTACATCTTCAGCCTGATCAAGAAGTTCCACACCCGCACCGACATGATCCTCCCCGACCGGGCCCAGGTGACGATGGCGGTGCCATTCATGCGCGCCTACCAGCAGCTCCTGGTACGCACCTGTCATGCGCGCGGTGCGCACGCCATCGGCGGCATGAGCGCGTTCATCCCGAACCGCCGGCAGCCGGAGGTGACGGAGAACGCCCTCGCCCGGGTGCGCGAGGACAAGCAGCGCGAAGCCGGCGACGGCTCGGACGGCACGTGGGTTGCGCACCCGGACCTCGTGCCGGTGGCGGCGGGGATCTTCGACCAGGTGCTGGGCGATCGGCCCAACCAGAAGCATCGCCTTCGGCCCGACGTGCGCGTGTCGGCCGGCGAGCTTCTTGACACACGGGTCGAGAGCGGCCACGTGACCGAGGCGGGGGTCTCGACGAACGTCAGCGTGGCGCTGCAATACCTCGCCTCGTGGCTGGCCGGCAACGGGGCCGCCGCCATCAACAACCTGATGGAGGACGCCGCAACAGCCGAGATCAGCCGCAGCCAGCTCTGGCAGTGGCGGGTGCACGGCGTGACGCTGGACGACGGAAGGCCGATGACGGGCGAGCTCTATGCAGCCGTCCGCGATGCGCAGCTCGAGCGCCTGCGCTCCTCAGCTCCGGACTTTCGCTGGACCGATGCCGCCGCGCTGCTGGATGACCTGGTCCTGAGCGAAGACTTTGCCGAGTTCCTGACGCTCGCTGCCTACCCGATGCTGGACCGCTGA
- a CDS encoding xanthine dehydrogenase family protein subunit M codes for MPVEPPVASPRSLAEAYTLLADAVHRPVAGGTDLLVQITGELGDPPERVLDIWHLDELRGIRMQQNALVLGTLTTYAEIRRSPLIAEFLPAFAEAAATIGAAQIQNRGTIGGNAMNASPAGDMLPLLLACDAQLVAGKRDGERWIPVREFWPRYRQTALEPMELLLRISIPLPSGRQLRYRKVGTRRAQAISKVVMALAWQADGKGTWHDVHLALGSVAPTPIRVPATETVLEGAPPTEATADRAASTLAGELSPIDDVRSSADYRRAVAARVLHRLIRDEGGW; via the coding sequence ATGCCCGTCGAACCTCCGGTAGCCTCGCCGCGCAGCCTGGCGGAGGCGTATACGCTGCTCGCCGACGCGGTGCATCGGCCGGTCGCAGGCGGGACCGATCTGCTGGTCCAGATCACCGGCGAGCTCGGTGACCCGCCCGAGCGGGTGCTCGACATCTGGCACCTGGACGAGCTGCGCGGCATCCGGATGCAGCAGAATGCGCTTGTCCTCGGGACGCTCACCACCTATGCGGAGATCCGGCGATCGCCGCTCATCGCGGAATTCCTGCCCGCCTTTGCCGAGGCCGCGGCTACGATCGGAGCCGCGCAGATCCAGAACCGCGGAACGATCGGCGGCAATGCGATGAACGCGTCGCCCGCCGGCGACATGCTGCCGCTCCTGCTCGCCTGCGACGCGCAGCTGGTCGCCGGGAAGCGCGACGGCGAGCGATGGATCCCCGTCCGCGAGTTCTGGCCGAGGTATCGGCAGACCGCGCTGGAGCCGATGGAGCTGCTGCTTCGAATCAGCATCCCCCTGCCGTCTGGTCGCCAGCTTCGGTACCGCAAGGTTGGCACGCGGCGGGCGCAGGCGATCAGCAAGGTGGTGATGGCTCTCGCCTGGCAGGCCGATGGCAAGGGGACGTGGCATGACGTGCACCTGGCGCTCGGCTCGGTGGCCCCGACTCCGATCCGCGTGCCTGCCACCGAGACGGTGCTCGAGGGCGCCCCGCCGACCGAGGCGACGGCCGATCGCGCCGCCTCCACCCTCGCCGGCGAGCTGAGCCCCATCGACGATGTCCGCTCCAGCGCCGATTACCGTCGGGCCGTCGCGGCACGCGTTCTGCATCGGCTCATCCGGGACGAGGGTGGCTGGTGA
- a CDS encoding (2Fe-2S)-binding protein codes for MSYRFFVNGDPVEVEVPGMRRLLDVLREDLALTGTKEGCGEGECGACSVLLDGAVVDACLVPVCQVDGTNIRTVEGFGTEEQLNDLQAAFLETGGAQCGICTPGMLMAAEAFLATGGPPSDDAIREAIAGNLCRCTGYTKIVEAIAQAAARRRATGVHPD; via the coding sequence ATGAGCTATCGGTTCTTCGTCAACGGCGACCCGGTCGAGGTCGAGGTGCCCGGCATGCGTCGCCTCCTCGACGTGTTGCGCGAAGACCTGGCGCTGACTGGCACCAAGGAGGGCTGCGGCGAGGGTGAGTGCGGCGCGTGCAGCGTGCTGCTCGACGGTGCCGTGGTCGACGCCTGCCTGGTGCCGGTCTGCCAGGTCGACGGCACCAACATTCGCACGGTGGAGGGGTTCGGCACGGAGGAGCAGCTGAACGACCTGCAGGCCGCCTTCCTGGAGACAGGCGGCGCACAATGCGGCATCTGCACGCCCGGGATGCTGATGGCCGCAGAGGCCTTCCTGGCGACCGGTGGCCCGCCCAGCGACGATGCCATCCGCGAGGCGATCGCCGGCAACCTGTGTCGCTGCACCGGTTACACCAAGATCGTCGAGGCCATCGCGCAGGCCGCGGCTCGGCGTCGCGCGACCGGCGTCCATCCGGACTGA
- a CDS encoding xanthine dehydrogenase family protein molybdopterin-binding subunit, with protein sequence MTRILPPGTREIGAPDALVVPPGSATPGPIATRSPLRREGPAKLTGLAKYADDLVFPGAWYGATIRSTEPHARLLGIELDEAFDWSQVVVVTTADIPGDNVVSLIRDDQPILVPVGGEIRHQAEALCLVAAADRETLRAAKRHLRVQTERLPAVFDPLQSTEEFSHLEVRQGDPAAGFAEAELVIEGTYRVGHQEQLYIENQAMIAVPQPDGGVTVHGSCQCPYYIHRALKRALQLTDAEAVVIQAETGGGFGGKEEYPSMIALHAALLARKVGKAVRMIYDRHEDLSATTKRHPAVIHHRTGVMRDGRLVAQEIDVVMDGGAYCTLTPVVLSRGVLHAGGPYRCPNVRIKGRAMATNTPPNGAFRGFGAPQTEFAAEMQVNRIAEALAISALELRRLWAYREGDTTPTGQVLRESVAAVDVLEAAAEASDYARHSEQTRRAREARQPSARLASGIGMAMGWHGAGFTGSGEVHIAGTASVELTDAGTVRVLTAQTEMGQGTKTIFPQLVAGELGLEPEAVDTAPQDTSIVPDSGPTVASRTTMVVGGLLVKAARRLRDQVEAVTDRPFAHSYRDFASEHGALRVDQQFEPYPNVQFDDETYTGDAYPAFGWACAVARVDVDLDTGEVTVRDVVSADDAGRIIHPVLAEGQVEGGTLQAIGYATIEEIKLVDGRYLNDRLATYLIPTALDAPRIEAILVEKPFSGAPHGAKGIGELPMDVGAPAVVAAIHDATGAWIHDLPATPERILAAMTGAPAPGSPGVSEPAPERGAA encoded by the coding sequence ATGACGCGCATTCTGCCCCCCGGAACACGCGAGATTGGCGCACCTGATGCGCTGGTCGTGCCGCCGGGGAGTGCCACGCCGGGGCCCATCGCCACCCGAAGCCCGCTCCGCCGCGAAGGGCCGGCCAAGCTCACCGGACTCGCGAAGTACGCCGACGACCTGGTCTTCCCCGGCGCGTGGTACGGCGCCACCATCCGCTCGACAGAGCCGCATGCCAGGCTGCTTGGCATCGAGCTGGACGAGGCGTTCGACTGGAGCCAGGTGGTCGTGGTCACCACCGCGGACATCCCGGGCGATAATGTCGTGAGCCTGATCCGCGACGACCAGCCGATCCTGGTGCCTGTCGGCGGCGAGATCCGCCACCAGGCGGAGGCGCTCTGCCTGGTTGCCGCAGCCGATCGCGAGACGCTGCGAGCCGCGAAGCGTCATCTGCGGGTCCAGACGGAACGATTGCCGGCGGTCTTCGACCCGCTTCAGTCGACCGAGGAGTTCTCGCACCTCGAGGTGCGCCAGGGCGACCCGGCCGCCGGCTTCGCGGAAGCCGAGCTGGTCATCGAGGGCACGTATCGGGTCGGTCATCAGGAGCAGCTCTACATCGAGAACCAGGCGATGATCGCAGTCCCCCAGCCGGATGGAGGTGTGACGGTGCATGGCTCATGCCAGTGCCCGTACTACATCCACCGCGCCCTGAAGCGAGCCCTCCAGCTGACCGATGCGGAGGCGGTCGTGATCCAGGCCGAGACGGGCGGTGGCTTCGGCGGCAAGGAGGAGTACCCGTCGATGATCGCCCTGCACGCCGCTCTGCTGGCACGCAAGGTCGGCAAGGCGGTGCGCATGATCTATGACCGCCACGAGGACTTGAGCGCCACCACGAAGCGCCACCCCGCGGTCATCCATCATCGAACGGGCGTGATGCGCGACGGGCGGCTCGTCGCCCAGGAGATCGACGTCGTCATGGACGGCGGCGCGTACTGCACCCTGACTCCCGTCGTGCTGTCGCGAGGCGTGCTGCATGCCGGGGGTCCGTATCGGTGCCCGAACGTCCGGATCAAGGGTCGCGCCATGGCCACCAACACGCCCCCCAACGGTGCCTTCCGTGGCTTCGGCGCCCCACAGACCGAGTTCGCCGCTGAGATGCAGGTCAACCGCATCGCCGAGGCACTGGCCATCAGCGCGCTGGAGCTGCGCCGGTTATGGGCCTATCGCGAGGGCGACACCACGCCGACCGGCCAGGTCCTGCGCGAGAGCGTGGCTGCCGTCGACGTGCTCGAGGCGGCCGCCGAGGCAAGCGACTACGCCCGGCACAGCGAGCAGACCCGTCGGGCGCGGGAGGCGAGGCAGCCGAGCGCGCGTCTTGCGTCGGGGATAGGCATGGCGATGGGTTGGCACGGCGCGGGGTTCACCGGATCGGGCGAGGTGCACATCGCGGGGACCGCCTCGGTCGAGCTGACCGATGCGGGCACGGTTCGCGTCCTCACCGCCCAGACCGAGATGGGCCAGGGGACGAAGACGATCTTTCCGCAGCTGGTGGCCGGTGAGCTGGGTCTCGAACCCGAGGCGGTCGACACGGCGCCGCAGGACACGAGCATCGTCCCCGACTCGGGCCCAACGGTTGCGTCGCGCACCACGATGGTGGTCGGCGGGCTGCTCGTGAAGGCCGCGCGCCGCCTCCGCGACCAGGTTGAAGCCGTCACCGACCGCCCCTTCGCCCATTCATACCGCGACTTCGCGTCCGAGCATGGCGCACTGCGCGTGGATCAGCAGTTCGAGCCATACCCGAACGTGCAGTTCGACGACGAGACCTACACGGGCGACGCCTACCCGGCGTTCGGTTGGGCCTGCGCGGTGGCCCGGGTGGACGTTGACCTGGACACCGGCGAGGTGACCGTCCGCGATGTCGTGTCGGCCGATGACGCGGGCCGCATCATCCATCCGGTCCTGGCCGAGGGCCAGGTCGAGGGTGGGACGCTGCAGGCGATCGGCTACGCGACGATCGAGGAGATCAAGCTGGTCGACGGCCGCTACCTCAACGACCGGCTGGCAACCTACCTGATTCCGACCGCCCTGGATGCGCCCCGCATCGAGGCGATCCTGGTGGAGAAGCCCTTCTCCGGCGCCCCCCACGGCGCGAAGGGGATCGGTGAGCTGCCGATGGACGTCGGGGCGCCGGCGGTGGTGGCGGCGATCCATGACGCCACGGGCGCTTGGATCCACGATCTGCCCGCGACCCCTGAGCGCATCCTGGCCGCCATGACCGGCGCACCCGCGCCAGGCTCCCCGGGCGTCAGCGAGCCGGCCCCGGAGCGAGGTGCGGCATGA
- a CDS encoding D-aminoacylase, with protein sequence MIDPPEVDLLITGGSLIDGSGAPARAGTVASIHGRMHIGDAGWSPAQAVRTIDATGMVVAPGFIDLHSHGGLVILADPRHEPKVRQGVTTEVIGVDGNGYAPFADHGDLAAFVDLNAGLDGRPEIDYDWDSVASYIGRYERGQAVNVAVVIGNSALRIGAIGWDDTPADDRSVANMRAMLREALEEGAFGVSSGLDYPPGSYASTDELASLTGEAAMAGGFYHTHVRYALGDRFLDPFREAIEIGRRGEGPVHLTHFYHRQTYPGSPEQLLALVDDARDAGMDVTFDSYPYEWASTRLLIQLPQWVQAGGPMVLKERLADRAVRDQLRVELAARGAAYTGSAGWADLRLGAFTLPDNLRWESRTLVEVMDETGRDAVDVICDLLLSENLGVAQVTSGPWSETLPHFVRHPVGMVGTDSTFLGEKPSPRTYGSFPRILGQFVRDEQLISLEEAVRKMTGAPAARLGLTQRGLLRDGFWADLVVFDPARIRSNATYEQPRQFPDGLEYVVVNGDLVIDGGAHTGALPGRALRQGRS encoded by the coding sequence GTGATCGACCCCCCGGAGGTCGACCTGCTGATCACTGGCGGTTCATTGATCGATGGCTCGGGGGCACCGGCCCGCGCTGGAACGGTCGCCAGCATTCACGGGCGCATGCACATCGGCGACGCGGGGTGGAGCCCCGCACAGGCTGTCCGGACGATCGATGCCACGGGCATGGTCGTGGCGCCGGGCTTCATCGATCTGCACTCGCACGGCGGCCTCGTCATCCTGGCCGATCCGCGCCACGAGCCCAAGGTGCGGCAAGGGGTGACGACCGAGGTGATCGGGGTAGACGGCAACGGATACGCACCGTTCGCCGACCACGGCGACCTCGCCGCCTTCGTCGATCTGAATGCCGGCCTCGATGGACGCCCAGAAATCGACTATGACTGGGACTCGGTGGCGAGCTACATTGGGCGTTACGAGCGTGGCCAGGCAGTGAACGTGGCCGTGGTGATCGGGAACAGCGCGCTGCGCATCGGCGCCATCGGCTGGGACGACACGCCCGCCGACGACCGCAGCGTCGCCAACATGCGAGCCATGCTGCGTGAGGCCCTGGAGGAAGGAGCGTTCGGGGTTTCGAGCGGACTCGACTACCCGCCTGGCTCCTATGCCTCGACCGATGAGCTCGCCTCACTTACCGGTGAGGCGGCAATGGCCGGTGGCTTCTATCACACCCACGTCCGCTACGCGCTCGGCGACCGCTTCCTGGACCCGTTCCGCGAGGCGATCGAGATCGGGCGAAGGGGCGAGGGCCCGGTGCACCTGACGCACTTCTATCACCGACAGACGTATCCCGGCAGTCCGGAGCAGCTGCTGGCCCTGGTCGACGACGCCCGCGACGCCGGGATGGACGTCACCTTCGACAGCTACCCGTACGAGTGGGCATCGACCCGGCTGTTGATCCAGCTCCCGCAGTGGGTCCAGGCTGGGGGGCCGATGGTGCTCAAGGAGCGCCTCGCCGATCGAGCGGTGCGCGACCAGCTGCGGGTGGAGCTTGCGGCCAGGGGCGCCGCATACACCGGTTCGGCGGGCTGGGCCGATCTGCGCCTCGGTGCATTCACCCTGCCCGACAACCTGCGCTGGGAGAGCCGCACCCTGGTCGAGGTGATGGACGAGACCGGCCGCGATGCGGTCGATGTCATCTGCGATCTGCTGCTGTCTGAGAACCTCGGTGTCGCGCAGGTCACCAGCGGGCCGTGGAGCGAGACCCTCCCCCACTTCGTGCGCCACCCGGTCGGCATGGTCGGCACCGACTCCACCTTCCTGGGCGAGAAGCCTTCTCCACGCACCTACGGCTCCTTCCCGAGAATCCTGGGCCAGTTCGTGCGCGACGAACAGCTCATCTCCCTCGAAGAGGCGGTCCGCAAGATGACCGGCGCCCCCGCGGCTCGCCTTGGGTTGACGCAGCGCGGCCTGCTGCGCGACGGCTTCTGGGCCGACCTCGTCGTCTTCGACCCCGCCCGGATCCGCTCGAATGCAACCTATGAGCAGCCACGGCAGTTTCCCGATGGGCTGGAGTACGTCGTCGTCAACGGAGACCTTGTGATTGATGGCGGAGCGCACACGGGGGCGCTGCCTGGACGCGCGCTGCGCCAAGGGCGTTCGTGA
- a CDS encoding VOC family protein, producing the protein MAPMKARYGHTNLVARDWRRLAGFYVDLFGCVPVPPERDYRGPSLEAGTGVPGSGLRGVHLRLPGHGDEGPTLEIYAYDREEPALPPAANRPGWGHIAFAVDDVPAAQREVLAAGGSAVGEVVTLRTADGRLVTWCYVTDPEGNIVELQAWSEGA; encoded by the coding sequence ATGGCCCCGATGAAGGCACGCTACGGCCACACCAACCTGGTGGCACGCGATTGGCGCCGATTAGCGGGCTTCTACGTCGATCTCTTCGGCTGCGTCCCCGTCCCACCCGAGCGCGACTATCGCGGTCCTTCCCTCGAGGCGGGGACGGGCGTTCCCGGCTCGGGGCTGCGCGGCGTGCATCTTCGATTGCCTGGGCACGGCGACGAGGGGCCAACCCTCGAGATCTATGCCTACGACCGCGAGGAGCCCGCGCTCCCGCCCGCCGCGAACCGCCCGGGCTGGGGCCACATCGCGTTTGCGGTCGACGATGTTCCAGCGGCGCAGCGCGAGGTGCTGGCCGCCGGCGGATCCGCCGTCGGTGAAGTGGTCACCTTGCGGACGGCAGACGGGAGGCTGGTGACCTGGTGCTACGTCACCGATCCAGAGGGGAACATCGTGGAGCTCCAGGCCTGGAGCGAGGGGGCGTGA
- a CDS encoding nucleotidyltransferase family protein produces the protein MQGDRSVGAVILAAGASRRYGSPKQLVVVDGRTMLEQVADTATAAGLQSVVVVVPAWLSPPAGLDHPSVKWIRNAFNERGVSLSLRLGLGAVPPDVSAALILLGDQPGVLPATIAAVLSARGDRPLVAASADGVLAPPVLIERTHFHLVDELTGDVGLRHLLHEHPDLVTEVPVPAHAADLDSPADLGRISGP, from the coding sequence ATGCAGGGAGATCGGTCTGTCGGCGCAGTGATCCTGGCCGCTGGCGCTTCGCGTCGGTATGGGAGTCCGAAGCAGCTCGTCGTCGTCGATGGCCGCACCATGCTCGAGCAGGTCGCTGACACGGCGACCGCTGCGGGGCTGCAGTCGGTGGTCGTGGTGGTGCCTGCATGGCTGTCGCCTCCTGCCGGCCTCGACCATCCATCGGTGAAGTGGATCCGGAACGCCTTCAATGAGCGTGGTGTGAGCCTTTCGCTCCGTCTCGGACTGGGAGCTGTTCCGCCGGATGTGTCGGCGGCCCTGATCCTGCTGGGTGACCAGCCGGGCGTTCTGCCGGCCACGATCGCGGCGGTGCTGAGCGCGCGTGGCGATCGTCCGCTGGTGGCCGCGTCCGCGGACGGCGTGCTGGCACCCCCGGTGCTCATCGAGCGCACGCACTTTCACCTCGTTGATGAGCTGACCGGGGACGTTGGGCTGCGACACCTGCTGCATGAACATCCCGACTTAGTTACTGAAGTGCCGGTCCCGGCACACGCGGCGGACCTCGACAGCCCCGCCGACCTTGGCCGCATCAGCGGCCCGTAG